The Neodiprion fabricii isolate iyNeoFabr1 chromosome 4, iyNeoFabr1.1, whole genome shotgun sequence genome window below encodes:
- the LOC124179496 gene encoding transmembrane protein 185A isoform X2 produces MNLQTLFQDFNPGKFLVHCCLMVFTVLFALRKDDEIEWSYWSVFSPIWFWKGMVILGATVGSYIWWRHPHARLEGESYVHYKAMLITLALHLILLMFELLVCDKLESGRHLWILVFIPLIFISIVSIAVCIWAVKHDRSFELELFCAVNVLQFIFIALRLDGFISWSWEVVFVPLWALLCLSLVAVLYAIVFAAVLLRTPQINARQRRTSLNSALGYTFLVVPILVFQVLLANKLDGDPIKYTTVAMPLLVSHITLIIMSFGAKGGNRYGGT; encoded by the exons ATGAATCTTCAAACCTTGTTCCAAGACTTCAATCCTGG CAAGTTCTTGGTGCACTGCTGCCTAATGGTATTCACGGTGTTATTTGCTCTCCGAAAGGACGATGAGATAGAATGGAGCTACTGGTCCGTTTTTAGTCCAATATGGTTTTGGAAAGGCATGGTAATTCTGGGGGCAACGGTTGGAAGCTATATCTGGTGGAGGCATCCCCATGCTAGGCTGGAAGGCGAATCCTATGTTCATTATAAAGCAATGCTGATCACTTTAGCACTACACCTAATTTTGTTGATGTTCGAATTACTCGTATGTGACAAGCTAGAATCCGGAAGACACTTGTGGATATTAGTCTTCATACCActgatttttatatcaatcgTATCGATAGCT gTATGCATTTGGGCTGTGAAACACGATCGATCGTTTGAGCTGGAATTATTTTGCGCAGTCAATGTGTtacaatttatattcattgCTCTGAGATTGGATGGTTTTATTTCGTGGAGTTGGGAAGTTGTATTTGTGCCTCTCTGGGCGTTGTTATGTTTGTCACTAGTTGCTGTTTTATATGCTATCGTTTTTGCTGCCGTCTTACTTAGAACTCCACAAATAAATGCGCGGCAAAGGCGGACGTCATTAAATTCTGCATTGGGATACACTTTTCTAGTAGTTCCCATTTTAGTATTTCAG GTGCTATTAGCTAATAAATTAGACGGTGACCCGATCAAGTATACAACCGTGGCGATGCCGTTGCTAGTTTCTCACATCACTCTTATAATAATGTCATTTGGAGCCAAAGGTGGAAATAGAT ATGGAGGCACGTAA
- the LOC124179494 gene encoding tyrosine-protein phosphatase non-receptor type 7-like isoform X2, with translation MWQCADAVLFHGGTGTPLTHHYKRDAVPYGEPSEIEDGTGSSDTYNHHYLIAEPKWRSDAVLPVSLLPAPEGMSARSQHRIRQSSTGPNNAGMDLQMAQLGAKGGEEVSSTATLSWLDWQLPLFVVLCALVGAILFTFVILLWLRKQMSCEKDTEDGDRRGLVEEGAVGLPEKPAKELRDPVEAQWVCQPVMKPPVAIQPTRPVKQPAALPEVMTLSAPERRPEPIRIKAKGLLERRGSSASLTIELAPAPESPPSMVTPTRECTAEEFLLSAGNVLSRAQLCKVLKEPALLHKEFWEVPLNLPHKVDVCGSGIKNRYCSVLPNPQSRVVLPGSDDPLASYINANYIRGYDCEDTRYIATQGPLSHTISDFWRMVWSERVSTIVMMTRLHEATKTKCDPYFPLEKNGRMQAGTYTVVVNSVESKDGYMVRELELGYEGERRHIQHYWYDTWPDHAVPQAAGALVGLAAEVNSLPGPVVVHCSAGIGRTGCFIAIATGMAQLLRDGNVDVLGILCQMRYDRGGMVQTAEQYEFVHRALYLFEQTLGNLTPTSGD, from the exons ATGCTGTTTTGTTTCACG GAGGCACCGGCACCCCTTTAACTCATCACTATAAGCGTGATGCAGTTCCTTATGGAGAACCAAGTGAGATCGAAGATGGTACCGGCTCGTCGGATACTTACAACCACCACTACTTAATTGCTGAGCCAAAGTGGCGCTCGGACGCAGTGCTGCCAGTATCCCTGCTGCCAGCACCCGAGGGTATGTCGGCGAGATCCCAGCACAG GATTCGACAGTCCTCTACGGGACCGAACAATGCTGGAATGGATCTACAGATGGCACAACTGGGTGCAAAAGGTGGAGAGGAGGTTAGTTCCACCGCAACGCTATCCTGGCTCGACTGGCAACTACCACTCTTCGTAGTACTTTGCGCCTTGGTTGGCGCCATACTGTTCACTTTTGTG ATCCTGTTATGGCTTCGAAAGCAAATGTCGTGTGAAAAAGACACAGAAGATGGAGACAGGCGAGGATTGGTAGAAGAAGGCGCAGTTGGCCTACCAGAAAAGCCAGCTAAGGAATTGAGAGACCCTGTTGAAGCTCAGTGGGTTTGTCAGCCAGTTATGAAACCTCCTGTTGCTATTCAACCGACTAGACCTGTTAAGCAGCCAGCTGCACTTCCAGAG GTAATGACGTTATCTGCGCCAGAACGAAGACCTGAACCAATTCGCATCAAGGCTAAAGGTCTCCTAGAACGCCGAGGTTCTAGTGCTAGTTTGACAATAGAGTTGGCACCTGCACCGGAAAGCCCGCCATCGATGGTGACGCCAACCCGTGAATGTACAGCTGAAGAATTCTTATTGAGTGCTGGAAATGTTCTATCACGTGCCCAGCTGTGTAAAGTACTAAAAGAACCTGCCTTGTTACACAAAGAATTTTGGGAAGTGCCTCTAAATCTACCACACAAGGTCGACGTCTGTGGTTCTGGtattaaaaatcgatattgCTCGGTCCTGCCAAATCCACAGTCACGAGTTGTCCTCCCAGGATCTGACGATCCCCTCGCCAGTTATATTAACGCCAATTATATTCGT GGCTATGACTGCGAAGATACTCGTTACATCGCGACCCAGGGGCCATTGTCGCATACCATCAGTGATTTCTGGAGAATGGTTTGGTCAGAAAGAGTTTCTACCATTGTTATGATGACCAGATTGCACGAGGCAACAAAGACCAAGTGCGACCCTTATTTTCCGCTAGAGAAAAACGGCCGAATGCAAGCTGGTACCTATACCGTCGTCGTAAATTCCGTTGAATCTAAAGATGGCTATATGGTCAGAGAATTAGAGCTTGGATACGAAGGAGAAAGAAGACACATACAGCACTATTG GTACGACACGTGGCCAGATCATGCAGTACCTCAGGCTGCTGGCGCATTGGTTGGCCTAGCTGCAGAAGTTAACTCGTTACCAGGCCCAGTGGTTGTACACTGCAGTGCCGGAATTGGGCGAACTGGATGTTTTATAGCTATAGCCACAGGAATGGCTCAATTATTGAGGGATGGAAATGTCGACGTACTCGGTATTCTTTGCCAAATGAG GTATGACAGAGGTGGAATGGTGCAAACTGCTGAGCAATATGAGTTTGTACACAGGGCATTGTATCTGTTTGAACAAACACTCGGTAATTTGACGCCAACGTCGGGTGATTGA
- the LOC124179494 gene encoding tyrosine-protein phosphatase non-receptor type 7-like isoform X1 produces MSLAANSAPLAILVCVILIRGGTGTPLTHHYKRDAVPYGEPSEIEDGTGSSDTYNHHYLIAEPKWRSDAVLPVSLLPAPEGMSARSQHRIRQSSTGPNNAGMDLQMAQLGAKGGEEVSSTATLSWLDWQLPLFVVLCALVGAILFTFVILLWLRKQMSCEKDTEDGDRRGLVEEGAVGLPEKPAKELRDPVEAQWVCQPVMKPPVAIQPTRPVKQPAALPEVMTLSAPERRPEPIRIKAKGLLERRGSSASLTIELAPAPESPPSMVTPTRECTAEEFLLSAGNVLSRAQLCKVLKEPALLHKEFWEVPLNLPHKVDVCGSGIKNRYCSVLPNPQSRVVLPGSDDPLASYINANYIRGYDCEDTRYIATQGPLSHTISDFWRMVWSERVSTIVMMTRLHEATKTKCDPYFPLEKNGRMQAGTYTVVVNSVESKDGYMVRELELGYEGERRHIQHYWYDTWPDHAVPQAAGALVGLAAEVNSLPGPVVVHCSAGIGRTGCFIAIATGMAQLLRDGNVDVLGILCQMRYDRGGMVQTAEQYEFVHRALYLFEQTLGNLTPTSGD; encoded by the exons ATGAGCTTAGCCGCGAACAGTGCACCGCTCGCAATATTAGTGTGCGTGATTTTGATAAGAG GAGGCACCGGCACCCCTTTAACTCATCACTATAAGCGTGATGCAGTTCCTTATGGAGAACCAAGTGAGATCGAAGATGGTACCGGCTCGTCGGATACTTACAACCACCACTACTTAATTGCTGAGCCAAAGTGGCGCTCGGACGCAGTGCTGCCAGTATCCCTGCTGCCAGCACCCGAGGGTATGTCGGCGAGATCCCAGCACAG GATTCGACAGTCCTCTACGGGACCGAACAATGCTGGAATGGATCTACAGATGGCACAACTGGGTGCAAAAGGTGGAGAGGAGGTTAGTTCCACCGCAACGCTATCCTGGCTCGACTGGCAACTACCACTCTTCGTAGTACTTTGCGCCTTGGTTGGCGCCATACTGTTCACTTTTGTG ATCCTGTTATGGCTTCGAAAGCAAATGTCGTGTGAAAAAGACACAGAAGATGGAGACAGGCGAGGATTGGTAGAAGAAGGCGCAGTTGGCCTACCAGAAAAGCCAGCTAAGGAATTGAGAGACCCTGTTGAAGCTCAGTGGGTTTGTCAGCCAGTTATGAAACCTCCTGTTGCTATTCAACCGACTAGACCTGTTAAGCAGCCAGCTGCACTTCCAGAG GTAATGACGTTATCTGCGCCAGAACGAAGACCTGAACCAATTCGCATCAAGGCTAAAGGTCTCCTAGAACGCCGAGGTTCTAGTGCTAGTTTGACAATAGAGTTGGCACCTGCACCGGAAAGCCCGCCATCGATGGTGACGCCAACCCGTGAATGTACAGCTGAAGAATTCTTATTGAGTGCTGGAAATGTTCTATCACGTGCCCAGCTGTGTAAAGTACTAAAAGAACCTGCCTTGTTACACAAAGAATTTTGGGAAGTGCCTCTAAATCTACCACACAAGGTCGACGTCTGTGGTTCTGGtattaaaaatcgatattgCTCGGTCCTGCCAAATCCACAGTCACGAGTTGTCCTCCCAGGATCTGACGATCCCCTCGCCAGTTATATTAACGCCAATTATATTCGT GGCTATGACTGCGAAGATACTCGTTACATCGCGACCCAGGGGCCATTGTCGCATACCATCAGTGATTTCTGGAGAATGGTTTGGTCAGAAAGAGTTTCTACCATTGTTATGATGACCAGATTGCACGAGGCAACAAAGACCAAGTGCGACCCTTATTTTCCGCTAGAGAAAAACGGCCGAATGCAAGCTGGTACCTATACCGTCGTCGTAAATTCCGTTGAATCTAAAGATGGCTATATGGTCAGAGAATTAGAGCTTGGATACGAAGGAGAAAGAAGACACATACAGCACTATTG GTACGACACGTGGCCAGATCATGCAGTACCTCAGGCTGCTGGCGCATTGGTTGGCCTAGCTGCAGAAGTTAACTCGTTACCAGGCCCAGTGGTTGTACACTGCAGTGCCGGAATTGGGCGAACTGGATGTTTTATAGCTATAGCCACAGGAATGGCTCAATTATTGAGGGATGGAAATGTCGACGTACTCGGTATTCTTTGCCAAATGAG GTATGACAGAGGTGGAATGGTGCAAACTGCTGAGCAATATGAGTTTGTACACAGGGCATTGTATCTGTTTGAACAAACACTCGGTAATTTGACGCCAACGTCGGGTGATTGA
- the LOC124179496 gene encoding transmembrane protein 185A isoform X1, which produces MNLQTLFQDFNPGKFLVHCCLMVFTVLFALRKDDEIEWSYWSVFSPIWFWKGMVILGATVGSYIWWRHPHARLEGESYVHYKAMLITLALHLILLMFELLVCDKLESGRHLWILVFIPLIFISIVSIAVCIWAVKHDRSFELELFCAVNVLQFIFIALRLDGFISWSWEVVFVPLWALLCLSLVAVLYAIVFAAVLLRTPQINARQRRTSLNSALGYTFLVVPILVFQVLLANKLDGDPIKYTTVAMPLLVSHITLIIMSFGAKGGNRWWFGIRKDFYHFLLGLCPLLQEYGNISYQPRSDADQPPSEPMISEKSQKRIKKHDLTKPVVPVEIIDMPD; this is translated from the exons ATGAATCTTCAAACCTTGTTCCAAGACTTCAATCCTGG CAAGTTCTTGGTGCACTGCTGCCTAATGGTATTCACGGTGTTATTTGCTCTCCGAAAGGACGATGAGATAGAATGGAGCTACTGGTCCGTTTTTAGTCCAATATGGTTTTGGAAAGGCATGGTAATTCTGGGGGCAACGGTTGGAAGCTATATCTGGTGGAGGCATCCCCATGCTAGGCTGGAAGGCGAATCCTATGTTCATTATAAAGCAATGCTGATCACTTTAGCACTACACCTAATTTTGTTGATGTTCGAATTACTCGTATGTGACAAGCTAGAATCCGGAAGACACTTGTGGATATTAGTCTTCATACCActgatttttatatcaatcgTATCGATAGCT gTATGCATTTGGGCTGTGAAACACGATCGATCGTTTGAGCTGGAATTATTTTGCGCAGTCAATGTGTtacaatttatattcattgCTCTGAGATTGGATGGTTTTATTTCGTGGAGTTGGGAAGTTGTATTTGTGCCTCTCTGGGCGTTGTTATGTTTGTCACTAGTTGCTGTTTTATATGCTATCGTTTTTGCTGCCGTCTTACTTAGAACTCCACAAATAAATGCGCGGCAAAGGCGGACGTCATTAAATTCTGCATTGGGATACACTTTTCTAGTAGTTCCCATTTTAGTATTTCAG GTGCTATTAGCTAATAAATTAGACGGTGACCCGATCAAGTATACAACCGTGGCGATGCCGTTGCTAGTTTCTCACATCACTCTTATAATAATGTCATTTGGAGCCAAAGGTGGAAATAGAT GGTGGTTTGGCATTAGAAAAGATTTCTATCACTTCCTCTTAGGGTTGTGCCCACTGCTTCAAGAGTATGGTAATATCTCGTATCAACCAAGGAGTGACGCGGATCAGCCACCATCCGAGCCGATGATATCTGAAAAAAGTCAAAAGCGTATTAAGAAACACGACCTAACTAAACCTGTTGTGCCTGTAGAGATCATAGACATGCCTGACTGA
- the LOC124179495 gene encoding F-box/LRR-repeat protein 3-like encodes MKMNYNGSKFSWATLPAEALARIFGNLSYDELISASLVCKHWEMVVHSPSLWRTVEFNLSQADNSTNPHLIDYILRRHGNHIRDVSLKTDNSVESAEAACIVLSRLVNSSLKTLTLMSAAKPAFMDIEEKKFTSALIIALDHSPLRSLDIDHTPVDDPSLATLALSTSGTLQLLRIKSCPRLSPRGILALAEHCQCLRELSLSYSLLSDELLVALSVEKHVRLETLRVEAYPESKPLPRLSDRAWLALATHSPNINFVLLSYITDEDDFAPLLASYIPVTHLYFGEDAPAAVVARIGKLCPRLVELVISRHSPGPIDQALISAARGCPQLAAVGLGDCELTCSGFVDFVVLCAERLRELYVYETSLLEDSKYDVASAAGRVSSLLGRSWAPEYIPMW; translated from the exons ATGAAGATGAACTACAACGGCAGCAAATTTAGCTGGGCGACGCTTCCAGCTGAAGCGCTGGCTCGAATCTTCGGCAATTTATCTTATGACGAATTAATATCGGCTTCGTTGGTCTGCAAACACTGGGAGATGGTTGTGCACAGTCCGTCGCTCTGGCGAACGGTTGAATTCAACTTGAGCCAAGCAGACAA CTCCACCAACCCCCACCTGATTGACTACATACTACGGCGTCACGGTAACCACATCCGCGACGTTTCTCTCAAAACGGACAACTCTGTCGAGTCTGCGGAGGCTGCCTGCATCGTTCTTTCTCGCCTGGTCAACTCTTCCTTGAAG ACACTAACGCTGATGAGTGCTGCGAAGCCAGCATTCATGGACATCGAGGAGAAGAAATTTACGTCAGCTCTAATTATTGCCCTTGATCATTCGCCGCTTAGGTCACTAGATATCGATCACACGCCCGTGGATGATCCATCTTTAGCCACCCTAGCATTGAGTACATCTGGAACGCTGCAACTTCTACGGATCAAGAGTTGCCCTCGATTGTCGCCAAGAG GTATTCTAGCACTCGCTGAGCATTGCCAATGTCTCCGTGAACTCTCGCTATCTTATTCTCTCCTAAGCGATGAACTTCTGGTGGCTCTCAGCGTGGAGAAACACGTTCGTCTAGAGACGCTCAGGGTCGAAGCGTATCCTGAATCAAAACCTCTGCCACGTCTAAGTGACAGAGCGTGGCTTGCCTTGGCAACTCACTCGCCAAACATCAACTTTGTATT ATTATCCTACATCACGGACGAAGACGATTTCGCACCACTTCTTGCCTCCTATATACCCGTTACTCACCTCTACTTCGGCGAAGATGCACCTGCAGCGGTCGTTGCTAGGATTGGAAAGCTTTGTCCCCGGCTTGTGGAGCTCGTCATCAGTAGACACAGTCCTGGACCAATTGATCAAGCTTTGATATCCGCTGCTAGAGGATGCCCCCAACTCGCCGCCGTCGGCCTTGGTGACTGTGAACTCAC ATGCTCTGGATTCGTCGATTTTGTAGTTCTGTGCGCAGAGCGTCTTCGGGAATTGTACGTATACGAAACGTCGCTGCTGGAAGACTCTAAGTACGACGTTGCAAGTGCAGCCGGCAGAGTATCGTCTTTGCTAGGACGAAGTTGGGCACCCGAGTACATTCCGATGTGGTAA
- the LOC124179494 gene encoding tyrosine-protein phosphatase non-receptor type 7-like isoform X3, protein MSARSQHRIRQSSTGPNNAGMDLQMAQLGAKGGEEVSSTATLSWLDWQLPLFVVLCALVGAILFTFVILLWLRKQMSCEKDTEDGDRRGLVEEGAVGLPEKPAKELRDPVEAQWVCQPVMKPPVAIQPTRPVKQPAALPEVMTLSAPERRPEPIRIKAKGLLERRGSSASLTIELAPAPESPPSMVTPTRECTAEEFLLSAGNVLSRAQLCKVLKEPALLHKEFWEVPLNLPHKVDVCGSGIKNRYCSVLPNPQSRVVLPGSDDPLASYINANYIRGYDCEDTRYIATQGPLSHTISDFWRMVWSERVSTIVMMTRLHEATKTKCDPYFPLEKNGRMQAGTYTVVVNSVESKDGYMVRELELGYEGERRHIQHYWYDTWPDHAVPQAAGALVGLAAEVNSLPGPVVVHCSAGIGRTGCFIAIATGMAQLLRDGNVDVLGILCQMRYDRGGMVQTAEQYEFVHRALYLFEQTLGNLTPTSGD, encoded by the exons ATGTCGGCGAGATCCCAGCACAG GATTCGACAGTCCTCTACGGGACCGAACAATGCTGGAATGGATCTACAGATGGCACAACTGGGTGCAAAAGGTGGAGAGGAGGTTAGTTCCACCGCAACGCTATCCTGGCTCGACTGGCAACTACCACTCTTCGTAGTACTTTGCGCCTTGGTTGGCGCCATACTGTTCACTTTTGTG ATCCTGTTATGGCTTCGAAAGCAAATGTCGTGTGAAAAAGACACAGAAGATGGAGACAGGCGAGGATTGGTAGAAGAAGGCGCAGTTGGCCTACCAGAAAAGCCAGCTAAGGAATTGAGAGACCCTGTTGAAGCTCAGTGGGTTTGTCAGCCAGTTATGAAACCTCCTGTTGCTATTCAACCGACTAGACCTGTTAAGCAGCCAGCTGCACTTCCAGAG GTAATGACGTTATCTGCGCCAGAACGAAGACCTGAACCAATTCGCATCAAGGCTAAAGGTCTCCTAGAACGCCGAGGTTCTAGTGCTAGTTTGACAATAGAGTTGGCACCTGCACCGGAAAGCCCGCCATCGATGGTGACGCCAACCCGTGAATGTACAGCTGAAGAATTCTTATTGAGTGCTGGAAATGTTCTATCACGTGCCCAGCTGTGTAAAGTACTAAAAGAACCTGCCTTGTTACACAAAGAATTTTGGGAAGTGCCTCTAAATCTACCACACAAGGTCGACGTCTGTGGTTCTGGtattaaaaatcgatattgCTCGGTCCTGCCAAATCCACAGTCACGAGTTGTCCTCCCAGGATCTGACGATCCCCTCGCCAGTTATATTAACGCCAATTATATTCGT GGCTATGACTGCGAAGATACTCGTTACATCGCGACCCAGGGGCCATTGTCGCATACCATCAGTGATTTCTGGAGAATGGTTTGGTCAGAAAGAGTTTCTACCATTGTTATGATGACCAGATTGCACGAGGCAACAAAGACCAAGTGCGACCCTTATTTTCCGCTAGAGAAAAACGGCCGAATGCAAGCTGGTACCTATACCGTCGTCGTAAATTCCGTTGAATCTAAAGATGGCTATATGGTCAGAGAATTAGAGCTTGGATACGAAGGAGAAAGAAGACACATACAGCACTATTG GTACGACACGTGGCCAGATCATGCAGTACCTCAGGCTGCTGGCGCATTGGTTGGCCTAGCTGCAGAAGTTAACTCGTTACCAGGCCCAGTGGTTGTACACTGCAGTGCCGGAATTGGGCGAACTGGATGTTTTATAGCTATAGCCACAGGAATGGCTCAATTATTGAGGGATGGAAATGTCGACGTACTCGGTATTCTTTGCCAAATGAG GTATGACAGAGGTGGAATGGTGCAAACTGCTGAGCAATATGAGTTTGTACACAGGGCATTGTATCTGTTTGAACAAACACTCGGTAATTTGACGCCAACGTCGGGTGATTGA